One region of Streptococcus parasanguinis genomic DNA includes:
- the spxB gene encoding pyruvate oxidase: MTQGKITASAAMLNVLKTWGVDTIYGIPSGTLSSLMDALAEDKDIRFLQVRHEETGALAAVMQAKFGGSIGVAVGSGGPGATHLINGVYDAAMDNTPFLAILGSRPVNELNLDAFQELNQNPMYNGIAVYNKRVAYAEQLPKVIDEACRAAVSKKGPAVVEIPVNFGFQEIDENSYYGSGSYERHFIAPALNEVEIDKAVEILNNAERPVIYAGFGGVGAGDVITELSRKIKAPIITTGKNFEAFEWNYEGLTGSAYRVGWKPANEVVFEADTVLFLGSNFPFAEVYEAFKNTEKFIQVDIDPYKLGKRHALDASILGDAGQAAKAILDKVNPVESTPWWRANVKNNQNWRDYMNKLEGKTEGALQLYQVYNAINKHADQDAIYSIDVGDTTQTSTRHLHMTPKNMWRTSPLFATMGIALPGGIAAKKDNPDRQVWNIMGDGAFNMCYPDVITNVQYDLPVINVVFSNGKYAFIKDKYEDTNKHLFGCDFPNADYAKIAEAQGAIGFTVDRIEDIDAVVAEAVKLNKEGKTVVIDARITQHRPLPVEVLELDPKQHSEEAIKAFKEKYEAEELVPFRLFLEEEGLQSRAIK, translated from the coding sequence ACTTATGGACGCTTTGGCTGAAGACAAAGATATCCGTTTCTTGCAAGTTCGTCACGAAGAAACTGGTGCTCTTGCAGCGGTTATGCAAGCTAAATTTGGTGGCTCTATCGGGGTTGCAGTTGGTTCAGGTGGACCTGGTGCGACTCACTTGATCAATGGTGTTTACGATGCAGCTATGGATAACACTCCATTCCTTGCTATCCTTGGATCACGTCCAGTTAACGAATTGAACTTGGATGCCTTCCAAGAATTGAACCAAAACCCAATGTACAACGGTATCGCTGTTTACAACAAACGTGTAGCTTACGCAGAACAATTACCAAAAGTAATCGACGAAGCTTGCCGTGCTGCCGTTTCTAAAAAAGGTCCAGCCGTTGTTGAAATTCCAGTAAACTTTGGTTTCCAAGAAATTGACGAAAACTCTTACTACGGATCAGGTTCTTATGAACGTCACTTTATCGCTCCTGCCTTGAACGAAGTGGAAATCGATAAAGCTGTTGAAATCTTGAACAACGCTGAACGTCCAGTGATCTACGCTGGTTTCGGTGGAGTTGGTGCGGGTGATGTCATCACTGAATTGTCACGCAAGATTAAAGCACCAATCATTACAACTGGTAAAAACTTTGAAGCCTTCGAATGGAACTATGAAGGATTGACAGGTTCTGCTTACCGTGTTGGTTGGAAACCAGCCAACGAAGTGGTCTTTGAAGCAGACACAGTTCTTTTCCTTGGTTCAAACTTCCCATTTGCTGAAGTATACGAAGCATTTAAGAACACTGAAAAATTCATCCAAGTGGATATCGACCCTTACAAACTTGGTAAACGTCATGCCCTAGACGCTTCAATCCTTGGTGATGCAGGTCAAGCAGCCAAAGCAATCCTTGATAAAGTGAATCCAGTTGAGTCTACTCCATGGTGGCGTGCAAACGTTAAGAACAACCAAAACTGGCGCGACTACATGAACAAACTCGAAGGCAAAACTGAGGGTGCGCTTCAATTGTACCAAGTATACAATGCCATCAACAAACATGCTGATCAAGACGCTATCTACTCAATCGACGTAGGTGACACTACTCAAACATCTACTCGTCACCTTCACATGACACCTAAGAACATGTGGCGTACATCTCCACTCTTTGCGACAATGGGTATTGCCCTTCCTGGTGGTATCGCTGCTAAGAAAGACAATCCAGATCGCCAAGTATGGAACATCATGGGTGACGGTGCATTCAACATGTGCTACCCAGACGTTATCACAAACGTTCAATACGACCTTCCAGTTATCAACGTTGTCTTCTCAAATGGTAAATATGCCTTCATCAAGGACAAATACGAAGACACAAACAAACACTTGTTTGGTTGTGACTTCCCTAATGCTGACTATGCGAAAATCGCTGAAGCTCAAGGAGCTATTGGATTTACAGTTGACCGTATCGAAGACATCGACGCAGTCGTTGCTGAAGCTGTTAAATTGAACAAAGAAGGTAAGACAGTTGTCATCGATGCTCGCATCACGCAACACCGTCCACTTCCAGTAGAAGTTCTTGAGTTGGATCCAAAACAACACTCAGAAGAAGCAATCAAAGCCTTCAAGGAAAAATACGAAGCAGAAGAACTCGTACCATTCCGCCTCTTCTTGGAAGAAGAAGGGTTGCAATCACGCGCAATCAAATAA
- a CDS encoding 6-phospho-beta-glucosidase → MTDKLQFPDGFLWGGATAANQCEGAYNEDGRGLANVDVVPIGPDRHAIITGQKKMFDFEEGYFYPAKDGIDMYHRYKEDIALFGEMGFKTYRLSIAWSRIFPQGDELEPNEAGLQFYEDLFKECRKYGIEPLVTITHFDCPMHLITEYGGWRSRKMLECYERLCRTLFTRYKGLVKYWLTFNEINMILHAPFMGAGLCFEEGENEEQVKYQAAHHELVASAIATKLAHEIDPDNKVGCMLAAGQNYPHTCAPRDVWAGLEEDRKNYFFIDVQARGEYPNYAKKEWERQGITVEMTEQDLQLLKEHTVDFISFSYYASRVASGDPAEREKTAGNIFASLKNPYLESTEWGWQIDPLGLRITLNTIWDRYQKPLFIVENGLGAVDTPNEAGEIEDDYRIDYLAAHIKAMREAIHEDGVVLWGYTTWGCIDLVSAGTGEMKKRYGFIYVDRDNEGKGSLERSRKKSFYWYKEVIATNGASVE, encoded by the coding sequence ATGACCGACAAACTTCAATTTCCAGATGGTTTCCTTTGGGGTGGGGCGACAGCTGCCAACCAGTGTGAGGGAGCTTATAATGAAGATGGCCGTGGCTTGGCCAATGTGGATGTGGTGCCGATTGGGCCTGATCGTCACGCCATTATTACGGGTCAGAAAAAGATGTTTGACTTTGAAGAGGGCTATTTTTATCCGGCTAAGGATGGCATTGATATGTACCATCGCTACAAGGAAGACATTGCTCTCTTTGGGGAAATGGGCTTTAAAACCTATCGTTTGTCCATTGCCTGGTCTCGGATCTTCCCACAAGGAGATGAACTAGAGCCGAATGAGGCAGGTCTACAGTTTTATGAAGATCTTTTTAAGGAATGTCGCAAGTATGGCATTGAGCCCTTGGTGACCATTACCCACTTTGACTGTCCCATGCATTTGATTACCGAGTATGGAGGTTGGCGTAGTCGCAAGATGTTGGAATGTTATGAACGTCTTTGCCGGACCCTCTTCACTCGCTACAAGGGCTTGGTCAAATACTGGCTAACCTTTAATGAAATCAATATGATCCTTCATGCGCCTTTTATGGGAGCGGGTCTCTGCTTTGAAGAAGGGGAGAATGAGGAGCAAGTCAAATACCAGGCGGCTCACCATGAATTGGTCGCTTCAGCCATTGCCACCAAGCTAGCCCATGAGATTGATCCTGACAACAAGGTCGGCTGTATGTTGGCAGCTGGGCAAAACTATCCGCATACCTGTGCTCCGCGGGATGTATGGGCTGGTCTAGAAGAAGATCGTAAGAACTATTTCTTTATCGATGTGCAGGCGCGTGGGGAATACCCTAACTATGCCAAGAAAGAGTGGGAGCGTCAGGGAATCACAGTTGAGATGACGGAGCAGGACCTGCAATTGTTGAAAGAACACACGGTAGACTTTATTTCCTTCTCCTACTATGCCAGTCGGGTCGCTTCAGGGGATCCAGCTGAAAGGGAAAAAACAGCGGGCAATATCTTTGCCTCTCTGAAGAATCCCTACCTAGAAAGCACAGAATGGGGTTGGCAGATTGACCCTCTTGGTCTCCGCATTACCCTCAACACCATCTGGGATCGTTATCAAAAGCCTCTATTTATCGTTGAAAATGGACTAGGGGCAGTTGATACACCAAATGAAGCCGGGGAGATTGAGGATGACTACCGGATTGACTACTTAGCAGCCCACATCAAAGCCATGCGGGAGGCCATCCATGAAGATGGCGTTGTCCTCTGGGGCTATACGACTTGGGGTTGTATTGACCTGGTCTCTGCTGGGACAGGAGAAATGAAGAAGCGCTACGGCTTTATCTATGTCGATCGGGACAACGAAGGCAAGGGAAGCTTGGAGCGCTCCCGTAAGAAATCCTTCTATTGGTACAAAGAAGTCATTGCGACCAATGGAGCTTCTGTTGAATAA
- a CDS encoding VOC family protein — translation MNLNQLDIIVSDVTQVCASLERILDKKADYVDDSFAQFTIGSHCLMLSQNHLVPLENFQSGIILHVEVEDVDQNYQRLKELGIQVLNGPVVTDWGTESLLVSGPAGLVIDFYRMK, via the coding sequence ATGAATTTAAATCAATTAGATATTATCGTTTCAGATGTTACCCAAGTTTGTGCTAGCTTGGAGCGTATTTTGGATAAAAAAGCCGATTATGTTGACGACAGTTTTGCTCAGTTCACGATTGGCAGTCACTGTCTCATGTTATCACAAAATCATTTGGTTCCTTTGGAAAATTTCCAGTCAGGAATCATTCTTCACGTTGAAGTTGAGGATGTAGACCAGAACTACCAACGATTGAAAGAGCTTGGTATCCAGGTTTTGAACGGTCCAGTTGTAACCGATTGGGGAACCGAATCCCTGCTAGTAAGTGGTCCAGCAGGTCTAGTGATTGATTTTTATCGTATGAAGTAG
- a CDS encoding sensor histidine kinase — translation MWVLVLILVVLVLFLGLGYARLLSALKDLQEQIQKKLQSGSGVRLTSQVSKKELVALTKQVSDLFDQIERTNRIAFQEKKTLDMAISNIAHDIRTPLTIASGYTQQIIKDGTQEEEKLKKIASNLQVVSKRLESLLEYRRLMEGAIQPRISDVDLSQVLTQQLFQYYDSLSEAGIALEVELEEHLHYATDPELWERLLQNMLSNVLKHGKEQARLTLTSDADTIRVELRNIVQQPIQHLDQLASRFYSENLSDTEESSGLGLYIIQNFVEILGGDLQLATEADWFILTITLRKKA, via the coding sequence ATGTGGGTTTTAGTTCTAATTCTTGTCGTCCTTGTCCTTTTCTTGGGTTTGGGCTATGCTCGCTTGCTTTCTGCCTTAAAGGATTTGCAGGAGCAGATTCAAAAGAAGCTCCAAAGCGGAAGTGGGGTACGGCTGACCTCTCAGGTCTCAAAAAAAGAATTGGTCGCCTTGACCAAGCAGGTCAGTGATCTCTTTGACCAGATCGAGCGGACCAATCGGATTGCCTTTCAAGAGAAAAAGACCTTGGATATGGCCATTAGTAATATTGCTCATGATATCCGGACGCCTTTGACCATTGCATCGGGCTATACCCAACAAATCATCAAGGATGGGACGCAGGAAGAGGAAAAGCTGAAGAAAATTGCTTCCAATCTTCAAGTCGTCTCAAAACGCCTGGAATCTCTCTTGGAATACAGACGCTTGATGGAGGGAGCCATTCAGCCTCGGATTTCAGACGTCGATCTCAGCCAAGTTTTAACCCAGCAGTTGTTCCAGTATTATGATAGCTTGTCTGAGGCGGGGATTGCTTTAGAGGTAGAGCTAGAAGAGCATCTTCATTATGCTACGGATCCTGAGCTTTGGGAGCGCCTCTTGCAAAATATGCTCAGCAATGTCCTCAAGCATGGAAAGGAGCAGGCCCGTTTGACCTTGACCTCAGACGCGGACACGATTCGGGTCGAGCTGCGCAATATTGTGCAACAACCGATCCAGCACTTAGACCAATTGGCTAGTCGATTCTACTCTGAAAATCTCTCGGATACAGAGGAGTCTTCTGGCTTGGGTCTCTACATTATTCAAAATTTTGTAGAGATCTTAGGGGGAGACTTGCAACTGGCAACGGAGGCAGACTGGTTTATCTTGACCATTACACTAAGAAAAAAGGCTTGA